The following coding sequences are from one Lolium rigidum isolate FL_2022 chromosome 6, APGP_CSIRO_Lrig_0.1, whole genome shotgun sequence window:
- the LOC124665350 gene encoding flowering-promoting factor 1-like protein 2 produces the protein MSGVWVFRNGVVKLVENPASAAAAAGGVVRRKALLHTPTGEVVASYASLERKLTALGWERYYAGGGGAAGDCMLRFHKRSSVDLISLPKDFGHFSSVHMYDVVIKNRDAFRVIDV, from the coding sequence ATGTCGGGCGTGTGGGTGTTCCGGAACGGAGTGGTGAAGCTGGTGGAGAACCCGGcgtcggcggccgcggcagcCGGCGGGGTGGTCCGGCGCAAGGCCCTGCTGCACACGCCCACCGGAGAGGTGGTGGCCTCCTACGCTTCGCTGGAGCGAAAGCTCACCGCGCTCGGCTGGGAGCGCTactacgccggcggcggcggggccgccgGCGATTGCATGCTAAGGTTCCACAAGCGCTCCTCCGTCGACCTCATCTCCCTCCCCAAGGACTTCGGCCACTTCAGCTCCGTCCACATGTACGACGTCGTCATCAAGAACCGCGACGCCTTCCGCGTCATCGACGTCTAG